In Desulfomonile tiedjei, the DNA window CCTGTCGACCGTGGTCGTCGGAGGCGGCACCGTGGTCGTTCAACCCAGGGTGAACCTCGATGCGATCTTTGATTCCATCCAGAGACTCAGAGCCACTACCCTCATCGGCGTGCCCGCGTTTTACCGGATGATCCTCGAACACGACCGAGTGGACCAGTACGACCTGTCTTCCTTGAAATACTGCTTCTCCGGAGGGGATGTTCTCCCCGTGGAAGTGGCAAGGCGCTGGAAAAGCCGCTTCGGGCTGGACATTTATCAAGGCTACGGCGCGACGGAGACCTGCGGCGGAATCGTCATGTGCCCCACAGATCGAGAGAGTCCACCCCTGAGTATGGGAATAAAAATGCCCAGCAAGCATATAAGGATACTGGAACCGGGCGGAATGGAGCCGGTAAAGGAAGGCGATCCCGGCGAGATGGCGGTCTCGTCAGACAAGATGGTTCGCTCGTACCTGAACAAACCCGAAGAGACGGAAGCTTCGTTTGTAGAGATTGACGGTCGGCTGTGGTACCGAACGTCAGATATAGTCCGTAGGGATGAGAACGGGTTCCTTTACTTTGTGGACCGCGCTGTCGATACCATCAAACACAAGGGCTACCGCATTTCAGCATCGGAAATCGAGGCCGTGCTTCAGGAGCATCCCGCGGTGATCGAGTCCTGCGTTGTGGGTATCCCTGACGCCAAAGTGGGAGAGCGCATCAAGGCTTTCGTGGTCCTAAAAAAAGACGTAAAAGGCATCACAGGTTACGACCTGTTAAAGTGGTGCCGCGACAAGCTCATTCAATACAAAATCCCGCAATACATCGAGTTTCGAGACATGCTCCCCAAATCCAAAGTCGGCAAACT includes these proteins:
- a CDS encoding AMP-binding protein: MLPSAQPSIFKAFEANAAKYPDKTAVSFLGTQFSYKDLLRLAEKFAAGLAATGMKKRDRIVMYIPNSAQFVVSWLGIQRLGAVAVPITPIYTSFDLKYIANDTGARGVVCSDRNFGYVKQAMPDTGIERVFVTNLADLLPFWKRAFGILADKVPRGKVEKAPFVSLMKTMVTSSHPPAPDPASQEEDIAEILYTGGTTKHPKGVPITHGLFLVSSEEQLAVRDPLFPKDKDVIMGGAPLFHILGQTCSLSTVVVGGGTVVVQPRVNLDAIFDSIQRLRATTLIGVPAFYRMILEHDRVDQYDLSSLKYCFSGGDVLPVEVARRWKSRFGLDIYQGYGATETCGGIVMCPTDRESPPLSMGIKMPSKHIRILEPGGMEPVKEGDPGEMAVSSDKMVRSYLNKPEETEASFVEIDGRLWYRTSDIVRRDENGFLYFVDRAVDTIKHKGYRISASEIEAVLQEHPAVIESCVVGIPDAKVGERIKAFVVLKKDVKGITGYDLLKWCRDKLIQYKIPQYIEFRDMLPKSKVGKLLRREIRSEEKKRLET